The genomic stretch GGAagaatttttcttagtttttttttttcttcttcttcttctaaatcTGGGTCCATTCATCATGCCATGAGAGGTTCTCTCATTGGTTGTAgagtgggtggaggtggggtgcaGTGTATGATCCAGAGCAGAGGTCAATAATAATATCTGTTCACACAATTAGATGCaggataaaaatgataaagttgTAACATGAAGCATTCTGCGTTTACCCATGCTCCATGCATTTCAAATTCTAAATCTCTTTACCAAGTTTCTAGTGGTATCCACTTAAAAGTAGTGGAGGACAAAGTAAAGAGTCTAGAAAAATGCagatgaaagagaagaaacatctTTCTAACCTCAAAATAAGTTTGGGAGTCTTTAAGTGTTCTTGGTTTTTATCTCCTGGTAGATTTCACAGTGCTGACACACAGAGTTAACTGGGTGGATTCTCATCCCGGCACCAGAAAGTGGACTGTCTGGTCTCCATGAAAGATGCTGTGATTTTGAAACCAGGTGGGGGAgatacttttcttcttctcctcctccttctcctccttctcctccttctcctccttcttctccttcttctccttctccttcctcctcgtcctccttccTTTGAGAGTTCTGGCTGTTCTGAACTTTCTTTTCTCATCAAAACTGTGGGATGACCCAAAGATTGATTGATAGGTCCATTTAGtcactcattcaacaagcatttattacaCTTACTACATGTAGGGCACTGGGCTGGGTGTTAGGAATATATAGATGAATAAGACACAAGGAGCTCAAAGTCCAGTGGGAGAATCAGCcattaaaatatatgtccatAAGTGCTTTCCTATGCCATATCAAAAGCTATTTGACAatcttgaagaaagaaaacattatctgggtgggggtgggggaagccccTTCTCTTGGATGGAGTTGAGCTAAAGAGTGGGAGTGGTCTTTTCATGTTTATAAGAAATTCCTTCTGACTTTTTCAAAGGTTCAAATAAGTTGAACTTCATAAAATCTCAGCTCCTTCCACTCTGAACTGGgtgggcagcagagagcctgggctAGCTAGTCCTTATATATTGACTGTCCTGTCAGTTACAGTCTCTCTGGggccttttgcttttcttctccacaGGTCACCTGGTGCCTGTGGCTACCCCAGCCCTCTCGGGATTCGGCAGACAGTGGAGGTGGTGGTGAAGGAGACAGTGGTGGTCAATGTTATTTGAGCAGGGTCAACAGACCCTGGAACTTCCTGAGTGCACGATGCAGAAGGCTGCTTACTATGAAAACCCAGGACTCTTCGGAGGCTACGGCTACAGCAAAGCCACCGACACTTATGGCTACGGCACTCCCCATCAGCCTTACCCACCCCCTGCCGCTGCCAACTCCCTGGACACTGATTACACGGGCTCCGCCTGTTCCATCCAGAGTTCCGCACCTCTGAGAGCCCCAGCCCACAAAGGAGCTGAACTTAACGGCAGCTGTATGCGTCCTGGCACTGGGAACAgccagggtggggggggtggcagcCAGCCTCCCGGCCTGAACTCAGAGCAGCAGCCACCACaaccccctcctccaccaccaacCCTGCCCCCATCCTCGCCCACCAATCCCGGAGGTGGAGCGCCTGCCAAGAAGGCCAAGGGTGGGCCCAATGCTTCTGGCTCTTCAGCCACCATCAGCAAGCAGATCTTCCCCTGGATGAAAGAGTCCCGACAGAACTCCAAGCAGAAGAACGGCTGTGCCGCTGCAGGTAGCTCTCTGAGGGGGCTCATCCTGGGCTaagtctcctccccctcccccccccccccctccgcacTGAGCCCCAGAGGCTAGCTCAGGCTCATCTAGGAATCAAGAGACTGGGGGCTAGAAGCGCAACTTTGGAGGCCACATGTCTAAACTCCTACTCATGCAGGaatgtcctttctttttagtGTCCCTGATTGGACCCATGCCCTTACAGTGACAGGGTGTTCCATTCCGGGCTGCTGGTGCCATTGCTGGACAAGTCCCATAGTTATTAATAGATAGCTCTTCCATATATTGACCTAACATTTGTTTTCCTGGGTGGCTGGTCATAACTTGGCTCCTTCTCCCATCCAATAGCTCTTCGAAACCTGTGATTCCCCAAGCCTGGGTTTTTATGTATCTTACATCACACGAATCCCGTTCCCTTAAATTAATAAGAACTAAAGTCTGTGAAGGGCTATGTTAAGAACCATGGTAAGCGCTTTACAAGCACTATCTAATTTTCCAAAGAACCGTTTGAGGTAGGtatagccccattttacagataaagggttagacAGTTGCGCAAGATCACAAAACCACAGAATGGGGCACTCGAATCCAACCGGAGCCTGCAACACAGCCAGACTCTACTTGGTCCACGCCAGCCCAGTTCTCCCCATCCCAGCAAATCCATAATGGGGAGGGGCATATCTTAAGGGAAGGGGATATGCTCTAAAACAAGAGCAGCCTTGGATTTCTCTCCCTGAAAAGGGAGACCCCAGAGTTGGGAAGAATCTTCTGTGGGTCTATTCAGGGTGGGCAGAAGAAGATGGGCAGGGCCAGGAGCTCTGAGGCCTACTGCCTCTCTCTGTTTAGCCTGCCTGGTCCCTAAAATTTTCTGGCCTCGTGTCGTTTGATGCAGTTTATCTTCAGATAGATGAATATGCTTCCAGGTCCAGGGCCAGTTTGAGGCATGGGATGTAACTACCTTGTTATCAAATCTCTGGTTTGCCTGCAACTCTCTGGGGCTGCTGCTCTTGGGGGAAAGTGCCTTCCAGCCTGTAagctccttctcctgcccctccctcccagctgcaagtccaggcccctccctcccaggaGAAATCCATTTGTGTAACCAAGGAGGGAGTGGACAAGCTGCAGAGAGGTGGCAGGGGTAGTGGAAACCAGTGTTCAGACTGCTGCTCCTAGCACTGCAATACTCAGAATGCACCCAGGCTGGCCTTGGAGCCCCTGAAACTCTGGAGAAGTATTTTTATGACTTATCACTTCCCTGGGTTTGGGTGCAGCTGAGCTGGGGTGAGGTGCCATGATCTCTACCCTCATTCCATGCTCCCTGGGGTGCCTTGCCCAGGAGCCAGCCCCTAAGCAAGGCAAGCTGGGGctgccttcctcccccagcccggcAGAGGCTGGGAAGAGTATTCAGAGAAGTCTGTTCCTTCTTTAATGGGGGTTGGAAGAGGGGGGTAGGCCCTACCAGCTGCTACTAGTTTCTCATTAAACTCCTCCACAGCCTTAGCCTTAGGGACAGGATGATGGACTAGGctgaaggggagggggtggcagagtGAATCGGACCTCAGAaggcagatgtgtgtgtgtgtgtgtgtgtggcaggggcgggggggggtgggggtggggggctggagttCAGGTGCAACTCATAGGTATGGCTGGGGCCTGTGAAGTCCCGATTGGAATCTTACGTCTCAGACGCCCCTCCCTCATTCCAGCCAGCATTAAGGTGGGacgagagggggaggaagaggagggatcCAGGGAAGCACCCCGCTTTGGCCCTGGATGTCCTCCCCATCCCCCGCTCCCGCTCAGcgtcctctctgtctcccttcctgccCAGGAGAGAGCTGCGAGGATAAGAGCCCGCCGGGCCCAGCGTCCAAGCGGGTGCGCACGGCCTACACGAGTGCGCAGCTGGTGGAGTTGGAGAAGGAATTCCACTTCAACCGCTACTTGTGCCGGCCACGGCGCGTGGAGATGGCCAACCTGCTGAACCTCACCGAGCGCCAGATCAAGATCTGGTTCCAGAACCGGCGCATGAAGTACAAGAAGGACCAGAAGGCCAAGGGCATCCTGCACTCGCCAGCCGGTCAGTCCCCGGAGCGCAGCCCGCCTCTGGGCAGCGCCGCCGGCCACGTGGCCTACTCGGGCCAGCTGCCGCCCGTGCCCGGCCTGGCCTACGACGCGCCCTCGCCGCCCGCCTTCGCCAAATCTCAGCCCAACATGTACGGCCTGGCCGCCTACACGGCGCCGCTCAGCAGCTGCCTGCCACAGCAGAAGCGCTACGCGG from Panthera leo isolate Ple1 chromosome C1, P.leo_Ple1_pat1.1, whole genome shotgun sequence encodes the following:
- the HOXD3 gene encoding homeobox protein Hox-D3; protein product: MLFEQGQQTLELPECTMQKAAYYENPGLFGGYGYSKATDTYGYGTPHQPYPPPAAANSLDTDYTGSACSIQSSAPLRAPAHKGAELNGSCMRPGTGNSQGGGGGSQPPGLNSEQQPPQPPPPPPTLPPSSPTNPGGGAPAKKAKGGPNASGSSATISKQIFPWMKESRQNSKQKNGCAAAGESCEDKSPPGPASKRVRTAYTSAQLVELEKEFHFNRYLCRPRRVEMANLLNLTERQIKIWFQNRRMKYKKDQKAKGILHSPAGQSPERSPPLGSAAGHVAYSGQLPPVPGLAYDAPSPPAFAKSQPNMYGLAAYTAPLSSCLPQQKRYAAPEFEPHPMASNGGGFASANLQGSPVYVGGNFVDSMAPASGPVFNLGHLSHPSSASVDYSCAAQIPGNHHHGPCDPHPTYTDLSAHHSSQGRLPEAPKLTHL